DNA sequence from the Podospora pseudocomata strain CBS 415.72m chromosome 2 map unlocalized CBS415.72m_2.2, whole genome shotgun sequence genome:
TTTTCCCGCTCCacttcctttccctttccctctaTCCTCCTTTTCAAGCAAGGTGACGAGCATAGCCTAGAAAGAAAGAATGGGGGCAGATACCAAAGCAAGAGATGGAGAAAGGCCCCATACCGAACAATTTCCAATTGGGGGCAAAGAATCGACTATACCCAAACAGGGTAGAACCACAAGAACAAACAGGCTGCTTCTGTGAAGTACGTGGGAAGGCGCCGAGCATATCAAACCTAGAAAGGGGTCTATTCACCAGGGAAACATTTGTATGTACATTTGTCATGCGCTCGTGGCGACTCTTTCTCCCAGCCAACCTTGCTTTACCTAGGGGCGGCCACGGGCTGCCATGACTGGATCTTGGGCTTTGTTCTGAGATAATATCAGTTTTCTGTGATATGATGGAAATGGTAATGAACAAAGAAAGCTCCTTACGTGCTATATGTCTTGAACGCAGCTCTAGTAAAAGTCCTGTTAGGGATGTGCTCGGTGTTGGCCCAAGGGCGGTTGGCAAtgccggtggcggtggtgatggggtccTTGTTGGGAGGAGTGTCGACGGAGTAGGAGATCCAGGCGTGCCACAAGGGCTCAATCTGGCCACTGTCGCAGAGCAAGTTAGACTGATGTTGCGATGGGACCATTAGCGAAACCTACGCATCGTAGTCGTGCTTGGCATAGTCAACCCATCTGGAGCGGACTGCTCAAGTTGATCAGCACTTCAACCAATGTATATGCCGGAGATAGAAGCCTAGAACATACGGGGAAGTTCATCCATGTTCTCGTAGAACTTGTTGCCGAACTTGTCGACACCCACAAGAGTACCGGCCTTGGTGTCACCTGCAGACTATGTCAGTCTCCTCCCATCCTTCCACCCTCCATCGTCGATGTGCTTCGAGGCGTACCGATGTACTATTCGTCGGGGGTCGAGGCTATGTTAGCTGTGGCTGAGTAGGCGGGGACTCGAGGAGGGGACTAACGTTGAGTTGATGCCAGTATTCCTAGAGTTGCGCCTGAGGTTAGCTACTGTATTCAGGTGTCTCACGGGTATTGGAGGAGCAAACCTTGAAGCCAATCTTGCGCAGATTGCCGAGGGTTCTGGAGAGGTACGACATGGTGGGCAAAGGCGAGCGCGGGCCAATTGACCGTGGCtggatgtggtgatggtatCAGTTGAGGATTGCGGTCGTTGCGGCCAAGCCCAGGCAAGATGGGAGCTCGCTGCCGAACTGACGCCAGTGGGCGGGATTGTGGGCCGGCGACTCCCGAGCCAATGGGAGAGCTCCAATTACCCCTGCCGCCAAGCCCCGCGTTGCCTGCGTCAGTGCTCTTTTTCGAGATTGTCAACGGTTCCAGGTTGCACCCTATGAACCTATGGACTACATAGCTATCAGCTCTTTGatcttcaccctcttccgAACCGCCGCCGATATCACCACCTTTCTTCTCTCCAGTCCCCAGCGCTTCTCGGCTATGCTGACCAGGACTGCCTCACGATGTTCGACTAAGCTTCGGGCTGCACTCCGACAGCCATCCCTCCGGGTTGctaaacaacaaccacaatgcCGACGATTCTCGATGCCCACAGCAAACGCCACTCCCGGCGCACAGTCTGCTGCCACTTCCAGTGCCGGAATGCTGTCCCCGTTTGTCAGCGAGCTTGACAAGATTGCCCCATCATTCAGGATCAACGGATCGCAAATTCGGGTTCTCCAATCGCCAACCGAGTTCTACGAAACCCTCAAGGTTGTCTAGCCCCGCCGCCCTCTAGCAGTCGTTGGGCTCTGACTCGGAAACAGGACAAGATTCGCAATGCGGAAAGACGCATCTTCCTGTCGACACTGTATATTGGGAAGTCTGAGAAGGAACTGGTACGTCTTTGTAGCTTGGACCGAGCTTTGCCCTGTCAGTATCTGACAAGTCCAAGATCACTACACTCCAAGAGGCGCTGCGCTCCAAGCCGAACCTCAAACTCAGCATCCTTACCGACGCCCTGAGAGGCACACGCGAAGCCCCTGATCCATCATGCGCATCACTTCTGGCCCCATTGGTCGAGGAATTCGGCCCAGATCGCGTTGAGATCCGCATGTACCACACACCGAATCTCACAGGATTCAGAAAGAAGCACATCCCGAAGAGAATAAACGAAGGATGGGGTCTACAACACATGAAGCTGTATGGCTTTGACGACGAGATCATGATGACCGGCGCCAACCTGTCCAACGACTACTTCACCGACAGGCAAGATCGCTATCACCTGTTTTCGTCCAGGGACATCACGGAATACTTTTCCAATTTGCATGATGCCGTATCGTCACTCAGCTTTCGCATTGACCCATCCGACGCCCCTTCCGGCTTCGACATGGTGTGGCCCAAGGACAACGCCGCCCCATCCCCTCTGGAAGATCACAAGCAGTTTGTCAGAGAATCAACAGGATTGCTGGCAGGTCTCATCTCACCCAAGACTGCGCCGCTGACCGCCAATGACTCCACGCCATTGGAAAAGCGGGATACATCTGTTTACATGCTCGCCCAGTTCTCGCAATTACTGTCGCCAGACACATCGACAGAACTCCCGGCCATCACGCATATTTTGAGCACCCTTGCCGCCCCACAATATTCCAAGTCATCTTGGACATTTACCGCAGGATACTTTAACCCTGCCCCATCGCTGACCAAGCTCCTTCTGTCAACCGCATCGCAAAATAATACTGTTATTACAGCTTCACCGTATGCCAACGGCTTCTACAAGTCTCCCGGCGTCTCAGGACTGTTACCAGATGCGTACACACTGCTTGCCCGGCGCTTTGTGCGCGCAGTTcatgagaagaagctggacgcATCTACGGTAATGAAAGAGTGGAGGAAGGGCACGGTTGGCGAGCCTGGAGCTTGGACGTACCACGCAAAGGGTTTGTGGGTGACTCTACCAGACAACAATGGTCCATCCATAAGTCTGATCGGTAGCTCCAACTACACTAAGAGAAGCTACTCGCTGGACCTGGAAGCCAACGCTCTCATCGTGACGGAGAATGAGACTCTGAAGAAACAACTGGCCAACGAGCAAAATTGGCTGCAAGAAAATACCACGGTGGTCACCCGAGAGGACTATGCCAAGACTGAGCGCCGCGTCGGTCTCAAGGTGCGCATTGCGATGTTGATCGTGCGGCTTGTGGGAGGTGCCTTGTAAGGAACTGGTCTGGTGGAGACTTGATGTGTAGGACTGGTGTAAGAATAGGAGAGGCAAACGATACCCAAGAATACGGATAGAAGGATACTTCAGCATCACAGTTCAGATGTCAGCTGTTTGGACGGATGGAAGTTTTATGTTTTGTTCAATGCTGAGCGAGTGTGCCCATCAGACTCGAGAGTCTCTGTCGTCACGCCGGACGATGGGGTATGTATGCAAAAAGTCACCACATCTTCGATCCTCCCGCCCCGATTTCCGACATCAAAATGCGCTGCAATGCAAACCTGAAAAGCAGACAACCGATAAACGCCGTTCCCTAATACTGATTCGCATTTAAGTCATCCCGGACATAACAAACATCCCCGTTTTTTGTTGGAAAATGCAAAGACATAAAAAAGATCGTCTCCCGAAACGCCCCCCCTGTAAGTCTCGTGCAGTCCCCATTTTAAAGAACACCGGAAAAGTCCACCACAATGGCATTGCTTCACTGAGATGATTTTTTGGAGGATGCTGTTATCAAGTCGAAGCTTTTGGGACCGATCGTGGGGGGTCCGGCCCGACAGCTTGGGCCCTGCTGACCTGACTGGGCCGCCACGCTACATATCCcgaaccaacccccaccacaagcGTTCCAGCGGTAGCTTCAGATAATCTTCGGCCTATCTGGTGGTTGTCGTTCATCCTCACAAGTCGATCGGCATCCTGATCTTGGCGTTCGTCGTCCAtgatcttctcctgcttTTGACGAGGGGGAGCGCTCGCTGGATGACTCTGATGAAAGAGCGGGAGAGGCTCCGCTTGAGGGGGACGGCTTGTATCatggtggttttgttgtAGATATGGTTGGAAGGAATAGGTCGGCCAGCGAGGTATGGAGTCTCCACCGGagagatgaggaagaggaggggatATGGCAGCTCCTGCTGGACCACTTTTTGGTTCTCAGTTTTGAAAATTGATGATCGACATGATCAGAGGTGGTCGCCAGGACAAGAGACGAGGAGGTCGTCGAGTCTTAAGTGgtgagtgtggtggtggtgttgttgttgttgttggcggaTCGGAGTACCGGCCAACGACCCATTCACCTGTTTCCCAagcaaagaggaggaggaagagcacCGCTAAAATTAGGGCCCTGTCGCGGGTGGCGTAGTCTGTTGCGTCCGCGCCCCTTTTCTTGGTTGTTTCGTTTTGCGGGATGTCAACGCAGAGATAAAGGTGCTGCGCCGCTGACGTGCTGTACCCACAAGACCCATCGATGGATATGAAACGGTTTCGACTGTGCGATTTTATAGTCCAGCCACAAAGGTTGTTCTGGGTTAGGGTGAATAGTCCTAGATAGGGGTAGGGATCTCAAGGGATTGCTGGTGGGCTTGAGGCACAGGGGAGTTATGGCCCTTGATGAGGTCTGCGGGATCACGCAAGAGGGGGCGCGTTGGTATGCAACCTTGTTGCCCTTGCCAGTGCGGTAGTTGAACGGCTCGCATTTAAGATATGAGACATGTTCGGAGTTTTAACTTTTGGAGTTTCTTATCAGGGCCATTCTCGCGGGCCGAAGCTTTTGGTGGATGACAGACCACCGTTATCACCGATGGGCTGTCGCGGGTCCGAGCCATtttccaacctcttcccttccccgACTCGAACATCTGAGGGTTGGTCAAGATCGGGGATCTGGGAAGCCAAGTAGACCAATGTGTGTCTGAGCGGCTTCTGCTCGAGCTCAGACGCTTGAGCTTCCAACGCGTCGACgtcccaaccccccccggACTAGCCGTGAGTCAAGAAACGTGACTTCGGGGCTGGCGGCCCAGACGGCGAAGGACCCGCATGAAGGCGGGATATAAATGTCAGCATGTGCTCGATATCAGTCCTCGAATTACTTACAGAATACCACCTCTCACACAACAGCATTACCGTGCCTGCCAACCACAACATTCTTCCACAGCTTCGTGCTGGTGAATGTGCACCAGAATATCGTCAACGTAGAAGAAGATGATTGCTTATTCTCCTACAACCAGACCCAAGATTGCTCGTCTTGTATCAGTTATGGCAAAAcatgtcatcatcttcttttACGTCGACGATATTCCTGTGCCCATTCACCAGATACGGACGTTGCCTCAGTATATCGTCGTCTAGTACCATGGTTCTGTGACCTAGGATTGGGCAGATCAATTTCTACACGGTTGTCGACATCACACTCAAGAGCCTTCATAAAGCCCAGGAAGATGCTTCACTTGTGTAAAGTCCCTTGTAAGGTATGTGATCAATACGTATCCCTACTTCTAATCACACTGAACGGTGTTGTAAATATATATCTAAAATCTAGGTAGTTATATACATCCATCTACAATtacacaaccccctcatccagaaGCACCAATCGTcaccctccaaccaccccacaTCGCCACCCCCATGCTCATCATTATAcacaccatcttctcatACCACACCAATCCCCAGTGGATAGCCAACACCTTCGCCACAACCCCAGCCACAATCCCCATCCAAACAACAAAGAACCCAAGATCAAACCACGCCTTCCTCATGCCCTCCCTCTTTGCCCGTTCCATATCCCCACTCGCCCTCATCGACGTCCCCCAGCCATCAGCTGCCATGGTCAGCATGCTGTAAATCTGCACCGCGGGCAACGGGATGTAGTAAAAGAACACACCCGGCACGATCCACCTCACATCTCCGAGCCTCAACCTGTGTGTGTTCCTCACAAAATTATACATGGTGCTAATCAAGATCCGAAAAACAAAGTCCATAACCGATATCTCAATCAACTGGTGCCCAGTAAAAAAGAACCACATCACCGCCAACGCTCCGATCGCCGGTCCAAACTCCCGCTTCACCATCCCGTAGAACAAAAGCGGATGACTGACGAGATAGACCTTTGGCCTGAGAAGCGACTCGATATGCGTTGCCCTCGCCCAGCGGACTTGTTGTCTCAACCATCGAGACATTGTGGTAGGGGTGTCTGTTGCAGCCAGGACATCGGAGGCAAAGATTACGTTCCATCCTCTGAGTAGTAAATTAGTGGTGAGATGCCTGTCTTCGTTGACAATCATCCGCTTGCCAAAGGCGATTTGCGTATACCACGGCACCAGGATCGCCGGAAGGGCAGACAGACGAAATGCGGTGCTGGGACCAGACTGGCAGTCACTTGTGCCGGTGCAAGCTGGTGTTGAGCGGGTGAGATAGAGCTCGCCCCAGTAGACTGCTGAGGCGAGGTTTGTGACGGCGGTTtctctgttgttgtggaCGACAAGCCCGGAGGAGGCACCGCCTGCTTTGAGGTCAGAAGCGATGGTGTTGATTGTTTTCTCCAAGGAATCTGGAAAGACGATGGTGTCTGAGTCGGAGGACCAGAGGTActcgatgccgaggatgtCTGAGATGACAAGGGCAAAGACGTAGGCTGTGAACATTATTCCCTTTTTGTGCATATGGCGTTGCTTCAGACAGAGATGTTTGATACCCTTGGGACCGCCAATGGTCAGGTCATGTTGTCGAAGGATCGATCGGGCTAGGTCGAGACAAGCTTGCATGGAAATGGCATTTGCTTCGTCTTCGTTGACAGGAATTCCGTTTTGACGCTGGAGAGCCATGGTTTTGGCGCGGATGCGTTCAGCAACCTCACCCAAGGGCTCTGGGATCTGGATGACGGTGGAGTTCTCGGGAAAGACTTGGCAGAAGACGTTTACCATGTCTTGGTCTTCTGCCTCGTCACCGTCGATGCCTGCAAGGAAGAAGGTACATGTCTTGGCTGACTTGTAGCTTTGCAGTGCCCGGGCATAGAGCGATGGATCCTCACGCCAGCCAACAACTGCCGCCATACAGTCCGCGTTGGGGATGCATGGTTGAGCTTCCAAGTGAAGACCGCTCCATTCTTTCTTTTCGTCCAAGTGTTGGTCGAAGCTCGGTGTATGTAGGGAACGAGCAAAGTGTTGTCGACGTCCTTCGACGATATAACGGTTGAGTTCTGTGAGAGCGATagtgatgacgatgtctagCGTTACGGGGTAGCGACTGTGGACTGTTGAGAAGTAGTAGATGGGTAGGGATAATAGGCAACCCAAAATATTCAGAAGTAAACGAGAGGCTGAAGGGGGATGGCCTTGCACCACTGGCTCCCGGAAGTCGTCGTTCTTCTCCTTTGGTGACATCATTGGATCGTCAAAGCGAGTGATGCTGGCCAACAAGAACTCCTGAAAGAAGGTGTGTATCGTGAACAGACCAGGCTGGTCAGAAGACGGAGGGGATAGCAGTACAAAAGGGAGAGAGCATAGGCATGTCTCTACATCTAAGCTGTGACTTACCGCGTCACACCGTAGAGGCCAGCTCGTATGCCTGCCTGGAATCCGACTTCGGCTTCCCCTCTTCAGATGACAGAATCTGTACAGATCCCGTAGCTGGTGACCCGGGAAGCCATCGTGGTCGTCAAATTAGGACTTGCCCGGTGTGTGAGCAAGCAGCGGCTCTGGAGGCTGCAACGTCCCATTCAGCCAGGATTTCCTATGTGGCTTCACGCGGCTGGTTTGCGTCGTATCCATCAACCTATCGGTAAGGCCGTTTGCTGCGCCTTATTCCAATGAGCCGCTCTCCGAAGAGTGTGCTTCCAGCCCTTCTTGGAATCGGCGAATCCAAGAGCTGGCTGCTTTGTGCACCTACAGCTTTTACTGTATGTCTCGTACGTTGTGGAGGCTGTGGGCACGAGTGGGACTCTGTCCAAAGGTTGCTCGGTATCCAATTGTCG
Encoded proteins:
- a CDS encoding uncharacterized protein (EggNog:ENOG503P3TS; COG:C); translation: MSYLSRTLGNLRKIGFKEYWHQLNYIGDTKAGTLVGVDKFGNKFYENMDELPLRSRWVDYAKHDYDAGQIEPLWHAWISYSVDTPPNKDPITTATGIANRPWANTEHIPNRTFTRAAFKTYSTTKPKIQSWQPVAAPR
- a CDS encoding uncharacterized protein (EggNog:ENOG503NYRM; COG:M), with the translated sequence MMSPKEKNDDFREPVVQGHPPSASRLLLNILGCLLSLPIYYFSTVHSRYPVTLDIVITIALTELNRYIVEGRRQHFARSLHTPSFDQHLDEKKEWSGLHLEAQPCIPNADCMAAVVGWREDPSLYARALQSYKSAKTCTFFLAGIDGDEAEDQDMVNVFCQVFPENSTVIQIPEPLGEVAERIRAKTMALQRQNGIPVNEDEANAISMQACLDLARSILRQHDLTIGGPKGIKHLCLKQRHMHKKGIMFTAYVFALVISDILGIEYLWSSDSDTIVFPDSLEKTINTIASDLKAGGASSGLVVHNNRETAVTNLASAVYWGELYLTRSTPACTGTSDCQSGPSTAFRLSALPAILVPWYTQIAFGKRMIVNEDRHLTTNLLLRGWNVIFASDVLAATDTPTTMSRWLRQQVRWARATHIESLLRPKVYLVSHPLLFYGMVKREFGPAIGALAVMWFFFTGHQLIEISVMDFVFRILISTMYNFVRNTHRLRLGDVRWIVPGVFFYYIPLPAVQIYSMLTMAADGWGTSMRASGDMERAKREGMRKAWFDLGFFVVWMGIVAGVVAKVLAIHWGLVWYEKMVCIMMSMGVAMWGGWRVTIGASG
- the PGS1 gene encoding CDP-diacylglycerol--glycerol-3-phosphate 3-phosphatidyltransferase (EggNog:ENOG503NTXX; COG:I; BUSCO:EOG09261ICI); protein product: MDYIAISSLIFTLFRTAADITTFLLSSPQRFSAMLTRTASRCSTKLRAALRQPSLRVAKQQPQCRRFSMPTANATPGAQSAATSSAGMLSPFVSELDKIAPSFRINGSQIRVLQSPTEFYETLKDKIRNAERRIFLSTLYIGKSEKELITTLQEALRSKPNLKLSILTDALRGTREAPDPSCASLLAPLVEEFGPDRVEIRMYHTPNLTGFRKKHIPKRINEGWGLQHMKLYGFDDEIMMTGANLSNDYFTDRQDRYHLFSSRDITEYFSNLHDAVSSLSFRIDPSDAPSGFDMVWPKDNAAPSPLEDHKQFVRESTGLLAGLISPKTAPLTANDSTPLEKRDTSVYMLAQFSQLLSPDTSTELPAITHILSTLAAPQYSKSSWTFTAGYFNPAPSLTKLLLSTASQNNTVITASPYANGFYKSPGVSGLLPDAYTLLARRFVRAVHEKKLDASTVMKEWRKGTVGEPGAWTYHAKGLWVTLPDNNGPSISLIGSSNYTKRSYSLDLEANALIVTENETLKKQLANEQNWLQENTTVVTREDYAKTERRVGLKVRIAMLIVRLVGGAL